The window CGCACCTTGGGCGATAAATTGCGGCTTGGCGGATACAGCGCCCAGATACCTTCACGCGAGGTGCGGATGGCCGGTAATAAACTGATCAGCTCACCACGCTCAATATAGGGCTGCACGTAATAATCCGGCAGCTGCACGATACCGATGCCTTTCAGCGCCGCATCGAGCAGCGCCGGGCCACTATTAGCACTTAGGCTGCCGCGGATGTGCACCACCCGCTCGCGCCCCTGCTCCTGAAAACGCCAGTAATCGAGGGTGCCGGCCAGGCAATTATGCTGCTTCAGTTCCGCCAGCGAATGCGGCTCGCCATGGGCCGCCAGATAGCCCGGCGAAGCACAGGTGTACTGCTCGCGCGATGCCAGACGCCGCGCCACCAGCCGGTCGTCATCGAGTTTGCCAAGTCGCACGGCCATATCGTAACCGCCGCCGACCAGATCAAGCTTTTCATTGGTGAGCAGATAATGCAGCTGAATCTGCGGATAACGCAAAGCGAAGTCATTTAATAAGGGCGCAATATGGCGCTCGCCGTAACTCATCGGCGCAGTGATGCGCAGCTTACCCTGCGGCGTAGCCTGCAGATTGCCCAGCGCCAGCTCCGCCTCGGCCAGACCATCCAGCAGCAGGCGGCAGTGCTGGTAATACAACTGCCCGGGTTCGGTTAACGCCACCCGTCGCGTGGTGCGGAACAGCAACTCACTGCCGAGACGCTGCTCCAGCGCCCGCACCTGACGGCTCACCTGCGCGGTAGACAACCCAAGCTGCACCGCCGCCGCGGTAAAACTGCAGGATTCCGCCACCGCGACAAACTCACGGATGCCCTCCCACTGGGGTATTGATTGCATCTTTTCCGCCCGATTATTACCAATATGTAAAAGTGATTTTATAACCAGCGGGATTATCTCACCAAAAGAAATGATTACACTGCCGGTTCAGAATCTTTTACCCATCACCTTTGCTGTTGGAGATACACCATGACCGCAGAAACCATTACCTGCCGCGCCGCCATTGCCTGGGGCCCGGGCCAGCCGTTATCCGTCGAAGAAGTTCAGGTAGCGCCACCCAAGGCTGGTGAAGTGCGTGTGCGCATCGTTGCCACCGGCGTCTGCCATACCGATGCCTTCACTCTGTCCGGTGAAGACCCTGAAGGTATTTTCCCGGCCATTCTCGGCCACGAAGGCGGCGGTATTGTGGAATCCATCGGTGAAGGCGTAACCAGTGTTGCCGTTGGCGACCATGTGATTCCGCTGTACACCCCGGAATGTGGCGAATGTAAATTCTGCCTGTCGGGTAAAACCAACCTGTGTCAGAAAATCCGTGCCACCCAGGGCAAAGGCCTGATGCCGGACGGTACCAGCCGCTTCTCACAAAACGGCAAAACCATTTATCACTACATGGGCTGCTCAACCTTTTCTGAGTACACCGTACTGCCGGAAATCTCTCTGGCCAAGGTCAACCCGACGGCGCCACTGGAAGAAGTCTGCCTGCTGGGCTGTGGCGTCACCACCGGTATGGGCGCGGTGATGAACACCGCCAAAGTAAAAGAAGGCGATACCGTGGCCATTTTCGGTCTGGGTGGTATTGGTTTATCGGCGGTGATTGGTGCGGCCATGGCCAAGGCCTCGCGCATCATCGCTATCGACATTAACGAAAGTAAATTCGAACTGGCCAAACAGCTGGGTGCGACTGACTGTGTAAATCCGAAAAACTTCGACAAGCCGATTCAGGACGTGATCGTCGAGATGACCGATGGCGGTGTGGATTTCTCGTTCGAATGTATCGGCAACGTTAACGTGATGCGCTCAGCCCTCGAATGCTGTCACAAAGGCTGGGGCGAATCGGTGATTATCGGCGTTGCCGGTGCCGGTCAGGAAATCTCCACCCGTCCGTTCCAGCTGGTTACCGGCCGCGTCTGGCGCGGTACCGCCTTTGGTGGTGTGAAAGGCCGCAGCGAACTGCCGGATTACGTTGAGCGTTATTTAAAAGGCGAATTCAAACTGAGTGATTTTATTACTCACACCATGGGTCTGGATGCCATTAACGACGCCTTCGATTTAATGCACGAAGGCAAAAGCATCCGCAGCGTTATTCATTACAACCAGTAAGGGGCTGCTATGACGGACGTGAATACCGATGTTGAGCGCCTCAGCCAGAACAAAAGTTTTGGCGGCTGGCATAAGCAATACCGGCATCAGTCGGCGGTGCTTAACTGCAGCATGCGCTTTGCGATTTTTCTGCCGCCACAGGCCAGTAACGACAACCCGGTGCCGGTGCTCTACTGGCTGTCCGGCCTGACCTGTAGCGATGAAAACTTTATGCAGAAGGCCGGCGCCCAGCGCCTGGCCGCTGAGCTGGGCATTGCCATCGTCGCCCCGGACACCAGTCCGCGCGGCGAAGGTATCGCCGACGATCCGCAGGGCGCTTACGATCTGGGCTTAGGAGCCGGTTTTTACCTGAACGCAACTCAGCCGCCATGGGCCGCGCACTACCGCATGGAAGATTATGTACTGCAGGAATTACCGGCCTTAATCGAAGCGCTGTTTCCGGTAAGCGACAAGCGCGCCATCAGTGGTCACTCTATGGGTG of the Thalassolituus hydrocarboniclasticus genome contains:
- a CDS encoding LysR substrate-binding domain-containing protein; amino-acid sequence: MQSIPQWEGIREFVAVAESCSFTAAAVQLGLSTAQVSRQVRALEQRLGSELLFRTTRRVALTEPGQLYYQHCRLLLDGLAEAELALGNLQATPQGKLRITAPMSYGERHIAPLLNDFALRYPQIQLHYLLTNEKLDLVGGGYDMAVRLGKLDDDRLVARRLASREQYTCASPGYLAAHGEPHSLAELKQHNCLAGTLDYWRFQEQGRERVVHIRGSLSANSGPALLDAALKGIGIVQLPDYYVQPYIERGELISLLPAIRTSREGIWALYPPSRNLSPKVRLLIDYLEQQLNGAGSDPDAEYL
- a CDS encoding S-(hydroxymethyl)glutathione dehydrogenase/class III alcohol dehydrogenase, giving the protein MTAETITCRAAIAWGPGQPLSVEEVQVAPPKAGEVRVRIVATGVCHTDAFTLSGEDPEGIFPAILGHEGGGIVESIGEGVTSVAVGDHVIPLYTPECGECKFCLSGKTNLCQKIRATQGKGLMPDGTSRFSQNGKTIYHYMGCSTFSEYTVLPEISLAKVNPTAPLEEVCLLGCGVTTGMGAVMNTAKVKEGDTVAIFGLGGIGLSAVIGAAMAKASRIIAIDINESKFELAKQLGATDCVNPKNFDKPIQDVIVEMTDGGVDFSFECIGNVNVMRSALECCHKGWGESVIIGVAGAGQEISTRPFQLVTGRVWRGTAFGGVKGRSELPDYVERYLKGEFKLSDFITHTMGLDAINDAFDLMHEGKSIRSVIHYNQ
- the fghA gene encoding S-formylglutathione hydrolase, producing the protein MTDVNTDVERLSQNKSFGGWHKQYRHQSAVLNCSMRFAIFLPPQASNDNPVPVLYWLSGLTCSDENFMQKAGAQRLAAELGIAIVAPDTSPRGEGIADDPQGAYDLGLGAGFYLNATQPPWAAHYRMEDYVLQELPALIEALFPVSDKRAISGHSMGGHGALTLALKNPQRFTSVSAFSPISNPSRCPWGIKAFSAYLGNDREQWLAYDSSELMRNSPQGEHLPALVDQGLADDFLSNQLHPETLEDAAQASNYPLTLRRHEGYDHSYYFISSFIDDHLRFHAQYLVA